The Prosthecobacter sp. SYSU 5D2 genome has a window encoding:
- a CDS encoding ABC transporter permease subunit, with protein MSPRTTGILAILYSAISGLFYGLGLSVPLFKVPFLGSAWVGWALLALLTLTGVRLLLKNQQSWQWSPLTLKQMKRFRDIRRGHWSFLILLFLVGVASLDSLLVGKRALIVHYEGQYYFPFVTQVVPATTFGLKEDSETDYRELQRTFREEKSSNWVLLPPVPYDAKLDTPEVIEKLIERDGKIYRLTSNEPFNGRGYTVFKDKPGQKRQEWVFRRGLRQGEMRGWDLTGEQVERGTYEKGQRVAYTDYSDGKAAALESQAAEGMLTVVYPPSPPSWEHRHFLGTTSMGGDVLAILFGGWQQAIIASVIFVSFVFITGVAVGGALGYFGGAADIIGGRLIEIWSVLPFLFIVMIVSSIISPNLFLLVVIISLFSWMGPTLYIRTSALREKSRDYVASARLLGAGTGRIILKHILPNSIAILVTLAPFEVTAIITSLAALDYLGFGLPPEEPSWGRLLREGTEDFNYPWIVSSAFVAMTTVLILVTFVGEAIREAFDPKKFTTYR; from the coding sequence ATGTCTCCGCGCACCACAGGCATTCTTGCCATCCTTTATTCTGCCATCAGCGGCCTTTTTTATGGGCTGGGGCTTTCCGTGCCGCTGTTCAAGGTGCCATTCCTGGGCAGCGCCTGGGTGGGCTGGGCCTTGCTGGCACTGCTCACATTGACAGGCGTTCGCCTGCTTTTGAAAAACCAGCAGAGCTGGCAGTGGAGCCCGCTGACCCTCAAGCAGATGAAGCGCTTTCGCGACATCCGCCGCGGTCACTGGTCATTTCTCATCCTCCTTTTCCTGGTCGGTGTCGCCTCGCTGGACAGCCTCCTGGTGGGTAAGCGTGCCTTGATCGTGCATTACGAAGGCCAGTACTATTTTCCCTTCGTCACCCAGGTCGTGCCTGCCACCACTTTTGGCCTCAAGGAGGATTCCGAGACGGATTACCGCGAGCTTCAGCGCACTTTTCGCGAAGAAAAATCCTCCAACTGGGTCCTCCTGCCGCCTGTCCCCTATGATGCTAAACTGGACACCCCCGAGGTCATCGAAAAACTCATCGAACGCGATGGGAAAATTTACCGCCTGACCAGTAATGAACCCTTCAATGGTCGCGGTTATACCGTCTTCAAAGACAAGCCCGGCCAGAAGCGCCAGGAGTGGGTCTTCCGTCGCGGCCTGCGCCAGGGGGAGATGCGGGGCTGGGACCTTACGGGTGAGCAGGTGGAAAGAGGAACTTATGAAAAGGGACAACGCGTCGCCTACACTGACTATTCCGATGGCAAAGCCGCCGCTCTTGAGTCTCAAGCGGCTGAAGGCATGCTGACCGTCGTTTACCCCCCGTCGCCGCCTTCCTGGGAGCACCGCCATTTCCTCGGCACCACCTCCATGGGCGGGGATGTGCTGGCCATCCTCTTTGGTGGCTGGCAGCAGGCCATCATAGCCTCCGTTATTTTTGTCTCCTTCGTGTTCATCACTGGCGTGGCAGTGGGCGGTGCGCTCGGCTACTTCGGCGGCGCGGCGGACATCATCGGGGGCCGCCTCATCGAGATCTGGTCCGTGCTGCCCTTCCTCTTCATCGTGATGATCGTCAGCTCCATCATCAGCCCCAATCTTTTCCTCCTCGTCGTCATCATTTCCCTGTTCAGCTGGATGGGGCCCACCCTTTACATCCGTACCTCCGCCCTACGGGAAAAATCGCGGGATTACGTGGCTTCTGCACGTCTTCTGGGGGCAGGCACCGGTCGCATCATCCTGAAGCACATCCTGCCAAACAGCATCGCCATCCTCGTCACCCTCGCCCCCTTTGAGGTGACCGCCATCATCACCTCCCTGGCCGCCCTGGATTATCTCGGCTTTGGCCTTCCACCGGAGGAACCCAGCTGGGGCCGCCTCCTGCGTGAGGGTACGGAAGATTTTAACTACCCCTGGATTGTCAGCTCCGCCTTCGTCGCCATGACCACTGTCCTCATCCTCGTCACCTTCGTTGGCGAGGCCATCCGCGAAGCCTTCGATCCGAAGAAATTCACGACCTACCGATGA
- a CDS encoding extracellular solute-binding protein yields the protein MTSPQTVGTRMPGAALSRLAGALLMLLAATLLPSCADSDDTRFPPYDNTQEVQDFWKSKPEFFQWKTPADLPGGLAWENGADVPEFGDPDAKKGGTFHDYHPTYPPTFRFIGPDAGNTFRGQHRDNIEISLVTRHPDEDVWIPGMAKEWAVSEDKKTVFYRLQDKLTYSDGTPIVVEDFFMTFFIMTSPHIKDPWYNDWYTKEYAAITKYDERTFSVTIPEPKPDPLWYATVPATPQHFFREFGPDFPARYQWRITPSTGAYAIDADLLKRGRSITLVRVKDWWAGDLKHYRYLFNPDFLEYKIIASQDKAFEMFRQGQFDYFLAGLPRYWYDKTEIPGLYNGYVERHVFYNVFPQVTWGIRINESKPPLDSLDVRLGLHYAMNFKKVIEVDFRSDKTRMQSTFAGFGKFTNPDLRALPFDPVKAREHFAKAGFTRPGPDGILQNDQGKRLSFTLTTFNSGTVMPIMLRLKEEARKAGLEINVEGLDVTQMYKKLDQKNHELGFAGFGATPPYPRFWEGFHSDNAFKTGPDGKREVVTDTNNITQTADLELDKLIIQHRKAQTEEEVQKLSWQLAKLIEERACVIPAWESPFYRYLSWRYLRWPKNGNARKSREPLDAYMFWIDEDMKKETKDAMREGRSFGEVLRIFDAYRTDS from the coding sequence ATGACCTCTCCTCAAACAGTCGGCACACGGATGCCCGGAGCCGCCCTTTCACGCCTGGCAGGTGCTTTGTTGATGCTGCTTGCGGCGACTTTACTGCCCTCCTGCGCAGACTCCGATGACACCCGCTTCCCACCCTATGACAACACCCAGGAAGTGCAGGACTTTTGGAAGTCCAAACCTGAATTCTTCCAGTGGAAAACCCCTGCTGATCTGCCCGGGGGCCTGGCCTGGGAAAATGGTGCCGATGTGCCGGAATTCGGTGATCCCGATGCCAAAAAAGGCGGCACATTTCACGACTACCACCCTACCTATCCGCCGACCTTCCGGTTCATCGGACCGGATGCCGGCAATACCTTTCGCGGCCAGCATCGGGACAACATCGAAATCAGCCTCGTCACCCGCCATCCAGATGAGGATGTGTGGATTCCCGGCATGGCCAAAGAGTGGGCCGTTTCTGAAGACAAGAAGACCGTCTTTTATCGGCTTCAGGACAAGCTGACGTATTCAGACGGCACCCCCATTGTAGTGGAGGACTTCTTCATGACCTTTTTCATCATGACCAGTCCGCACATCAAGGACCCCTGGTATAACGACTGGTATACCAAAGAATACGCCGCCATCACCAAGTATGATGAACGCACCTTTTCCGTCACCATTCCGGAGCCTAAGCCCGATCCCCTTTGGTACGCCACCGTTCCGGCCACTCCGCAGCACTTTTTCCGCGAATTCGGACCTGACTTTCCCGCCCGTTATCAATGGCGCATCACCCCCTCCACTGGTGCTTACGCCATTGATGCGGATTTGCTGAAACGCGGACGCTCCATTACCCTGGTTCGGGTCAAAGACTGGTGGGCAGGGGACCTGAAACACTACCGCTACCTCTTCAATCCAGACTTCCTGGAATACAAAATCATCGCCAGCCAGGACAAGGCTTTCGAGATGTTCCGTCAGGGCCAGTTTGATTACTTTCTCGCCGGTCTCCCCCGCTACTGGTATGACAAAACGGAGATCCCGGGGCTTTATAATGGCTACGTGGAGCGTCACGTTTTTTACAACGTCTTTCCCCAGGTCACTTGGGGCATTCGCATCAATGAAAGCAAACCGCCGCTGGACAGCCTGGATGTGCGCCTGGGCCTTCATTATGCCATGAACTTCAAGAAGGTCATTGAGGTGGATTTCCGCAGCGACAAGACCCGCATGCAGAGCACCTTCGCCGGATTCGGCAAGTTCACCAACCCGGACCTGCGTGCGCTGCCTTTTGATCCCGTGAAAGCGCGCGAGCACTTTGCCAAAGCCGGTTTCACCCGGCCCGGCCCGGATGGCATCCTCCAGAATGACCAGGGCAAACGCCTCTCCTTTACCCTCACCACTTTCAATTCCGGCACCGTCATGCCCATCATGCTGCGCTTAAAAGAGGAAGCCAGGAAGGCCGGTCTGGAAATTAATGTCGAGGGCCTGGATGTCACCCAGATGTATAAAAAGCTGGACCAGAAAAATCATGAGCTCGGTTTCGCCGGGTTCGGAGCCACCCCGCCGTATCCGCGCTTTTGGGAAGGCTTTCATTCCGACAATGCCTTCAAGACCGGCCCCGATGGCAAGCGCGAGGTCGTCACCGATACCAACAACATCACGCAGACTGCCGATTTAGAACTGGACAAGCTCATCATCCAGCACCGCAAGGCCCAGACTGAGGAGGAGGTACAAAAGCTGTCTTGGCAGCTCGCCAAGCTCATTGAGGAACGCGCCTGCGTCATCCCCGCCTGGGAGTCACCCTTCTACCGGTATCTCTCCTGGCGCTACCTCCGCTGGCCCAAGAATGGCAATGCCCGCAAAAGCCGCGAGCCTCTGGATGCCTACATGTTCTGGATTGACGAAGACATGAAAAAAGAAACCAAGGACGCCATGCGGGAGGGCCGCAGCTTTGGCGAAGTTTTGCGCATCTTTGACGCCTACCGCACTGACTCATGA
- a CDS encoding ABC transporter ATP-binding protein, with amino-acid sequence MTDAPSILEVRDLVTAFDTDAGRMTAVDGISFDVPKGKTLGIVGESGCGKSVTAFSITRLLPQPHGKVLGGSIRFEGKDLLNLPLEEMQKVRGNEISMIFQEPMTALNPVQTVGRQLAEAILLHTDCSKSEVLSRSVDMMKKVRIPAPEARLGEYPHQLSGGMRQRIMIAMALINKPKLLIADEPTTALDVTVQAQILELIADLQKEMGMSVVLITHDLGVIAEVCDEVAVMYAGRIVERANVFDLFAHPRHAYTQGLLQSIPRLDSQPKTLLKAIPGNVPGIADFKPGCRFAERSGRDHSPEHLNTRPPYVEISPNHWVENCPICVA; translated from the coding sequence ATGACCGACGCACCCTCCATTCTTGAAGTCAGGGATCTCGTCACCGCCTTCGATACCGATGCGGGCCGCATGACGGCCGTGGACGGCATCAGCTTTGATGTTCCGAAGGGTAAAACCCTCGGCATTGTGGGGGAGTCCGGCTGCGGCAAAAGTGTGACGGCTTTTTCCATCACCCGACTGCTGCCACAGCCGCATGGCAAGGTACTCGGCGGCAGCATCCGTTTCGAAGGAAAAGACCTGCTCAACCTGCCACTGGAAGAGATGCAGAAGGTCCGAGGCAATGAAATCAGCATGATTTTCCAGGAGCCGATGACGGCACTGAATCCCGTGCAGACCGTGGGCCGCCAGCTTGCCGAGGCCATCCTGCTGCATACCGATTGCAGCAAATCCGAGGTTCTCAGCCGCAGTGTGGACATGATGAAAAAGGTCCGCATTCCCGCGCCTGAAGCCCGGCTGGGGGAATACCCGCACCAGCTCAGCGGCGGCATGCGTCAGCGCATCATGATCGCCATGGCGCTCATCAATAAACCCAAGCTGCTCATCGCGGATGAACCCACCACCGCTCTGGATGTGACCGTGCAGGCGCAGATCCTGGAACTCATCGCGGACCTGCAAAAGGAGATGGGCATGAGCGTCGTACTCATCACCCATGACCTGGGCGTCATCGCCGAGGTATGTGATGAAGTGGCCGTCATGTATGCAGGCCGCATTGTAGAGCGGGCGAACGTCTTCGACCTCTTTGCCCATCCCCGCCATGCCTATACCCAGGGCCTGCTCCAAAGTATCCCCCGCTTGGACAGCCAGCCCAAGACCCTGCTCAAAGCCATCCCAGGGAATGTGCCCGGCATCGCGGACTTTAAACCCGGCTGCCGCTTCGCCGAACGCTCCGGCCGCGACCACAGCCCCGAGCACCTTAACACCCGCCCCCCCTACGTTGAAATCTCCCCTAACCACTGGGTGGAAAACTGCCCCATCTGCGTCGCATGA
- a CDS encoding type II toxin-antitoxin system HicB family antitoxin produces MTVKAIVHPAEEGGYWAEVPSLPGCFTQAETLEELQSRLAEAIEGWFQADAEQEIDDANAQPMLVTV; encoded by the coding sequence ATGACCGTTAAAGCCATTGTTCATCCTGCTGAAGAAGGCGGCTATTGGGCCGAAGTGCCTTCATTGCCTGGTTGCTTCACCCAGGCAGAAACGCTGGAGGAACTTCAGTCCAGGTTGGCTGAGGCCATCGAAGGCTGGTTCCAAGCTGATGCCGAGCAGGAAATAGACGATGCCAACGCCCAACCCATGCTGGTTACCGTGTGA
- a CDS encoding type II toxin-antitoxin system HicA family toxin, with the protein MKIVQAHGWSLARVNGSHHIFKHPARPGNLVIPVHGNETLKTGILRALMKTAGLNESDL; encoded by the coding sequence GTGAAAATTGTTCAAGCTCATGGCTGGTCCCTGGCCCGAGTGAATGGAAGCCATCACATCTTCAAGCATCCGGCACGGCCAGGCAATCTGGTGATTCCTGTCCATGGCAACGAAACTTTAAAGACCGGCATTCTGCGCGCCTTAATGAAAACCGCCGGTCTCAACGAAAGCGACCTTTAA
- a CDS encoding ABC transporter ATP-binding protein, with amino-acid sequence MSLLTVKNLQQHFPVRGGVLRRSVASCKAVDGVSFSLAAGETLGLVGESGCGKTTLGKSIVRLLKPTGGSIEFEGKDITTASMGQLRPARRHMQMIFQDPAESLNPRHTVRDILEEPFIVQKIGTKNERRLWVADLLDKVGLSAASADRFPFEFSGGQRQRIGIARAIALKPKLIVCDEPVSALDVSVQSQVLNLLLDLQREMGLSYLFIAHGLSVVKHMSDRVAVMYLGKIVELAPAEILYRDPRHAYTKALLDAIPVPDPAKRHPRRLLHGDVPSPINPPPGCAFGHRMSHPRWQESVGMDLTLKEVAPGHLVQPCPCCT; translated from the coding sequence ATGAGCCTTCTTACCGTCAAAAATCTCCAGCAGCACTTTCCCGTCCGGGGAGGCGTGTTGCGGCGCTCCGTGGCCTCCTGCAAGGCGGTGGACGGAGTTAGCTTTTCCCTGGCTGCAGGCGAGACACTGGGCCTGGTGGGAGAGTCCGGCTGCGGCAAAACCACCCTCGGCAAGAGCATCGTCCGCTTGCTCAAGCCGACCGGCGGCAGCATCGAGTTTGAGGGAAAGGACATCACCACGGCCAGCATGGGCCAGCTGCGCCCGGCACGCCGACACATGCAGATGATCTTCCAGGACCCCGCCGAGTCCCTGAACCCCCGCCACACCGTGCGGGACATTTTGGAGGAGCCGTTCATCGTCCAAAAGATTGGCACAAAGAACGAGCGACGTCTGTGGGTGGCGGATCTTCTGGACAAGGTGGGCCTCAGTGCCGCTTCCGCCGACCGTTTCCCTTTTGAGTTCAGCGGCGGCCAGCGCCAGCGCATCGGCATTGCCCGTGCCATCGCCTTGAAGCCCAAGCTCATCGTCTGTGACGAGCCTGTCTCCGCCCTGGATGTCTCCGTGCAGAGCCAGGTGTTGAACCTTTTGTTAGACCTCCAGCGCGAGATGGGCCTCAGCTATCTCTTCATCGCCCACGGTCTCAGCGTCGTGAAACACATGAGCGACCGCGTCGCCGTGATGTATTTGGGCAAGATCGTCGAGCTTGCCCCGGCCGAGATTCTCTATCGTGATCCCCGCCATGCCTATACCAAGGCCCTGCTGGATGCCATTCCCGTGCCTGATCCGGCTAAGCGCCACCCCCGCCGCCTGCTTCATGGAGACGTGCCATCCCCGATCAATCCGCCGCCCGGCTGCGCCTTCGGACATCGCATGAGCCATCCGCGCTGGCAGGAGAGCGTCGGCATGGACCTGACGCTCAAAGAAGTCGCCCCCGGCCACCTCGTCCAGCCCTGCCCCTGCTGCACGTAA
- the pbpC gene encoding penicillin-binding protein 1C yields the protein MAMRRGSKRLFKLLLTALAAGAGVWFGLPWLVPLPEALETPLKPSPRFLSSDGKPLRMLLTPEGDRVAQVLRFEDIPTRLVQATLAAEDKRFFDHGGVDLLAVARAAWDNARSGRVVSGASTIHQQLVKVTSARTGKRGLWVKATEALQARRLAMQWSKEQVMAEYLNRISYGNLLTGCASAAQGYFDKPLADLSPAECALLAAIPQSPTRYNPFRYLEKIQPRQQRILEKMQALGWLTEEQLRVAQKESIQLQRFHGGFEAPHAVEMLRVEPRESTVTTLNSGLQQQVETIITQRLSALKARHVTQAAAVVIENATGHVLALAGSRDFFAPDGGQINGAWVPHSPGSAIKPFTYLMALERGATAASIVADLPVEYNTPTGTYRPENYAHKLYGPMTYRNALGNSLNISAVKVLGSIGGAEMLLAQLKALSLTTLTEPAEHYGLGLTIGNSPVRLVELANAYACLARLGLDGPWSLVPQTKSIERTRRFEKISCYIIADILSDNQARQLTFGQHSPLRLPFPAAVKTGTSTGYRDNWCVGFTPEYTVAVWAGNFDNTPMREVSGVTGAAPIWRDIFIELQRRFGITWYAEPEGLVHARIDPRTGKRLTPQSPPARVSREEIFAVKHQPPGASEADYDSRGRALLRPEYSAWIRSADNWMGDLVAVEEAGKHKPWRISHPIPGTVVHLDPDLPQGGSRLILETSPAMQVQWTCETLTVQTDGAATYVELIPGRHELRATNPATQEVQSTYVIVHPE from the coding sequence ATGGCCATGCGTCGCGGGTCTAAACGTCTTTTCAAGCTGCTGCTGACCGCCCTCGCAGCCGGTGCGGGCGTGTGGTTTGGGCTGCCGTGGCTGGTGCCATTACCGGAGGCACTGGAGACTCCGCTGAAACCTTCCCCACGCTTTCTCAGCAGCGATGGGAAGCCGCTGAGGATGCTTTTGACGCCGGAAGGTGACCGTGTGGCACAGGTGCTGCGCTTTGAGGACATCCCCACACGGCTGGTGCAGGCGACGCTGGCAGCGGAGGACAAACGTTTCTTTGATCATGGTGGCGTGGACCTGCTGGCCGTGGCGCGTGCAGCGTGGGACAATGCCCGCAGCGGGCGGGTCGTCTCGGGAGCTTCGACCATTCATCAGCAGCTTGTCAAAGTGACCTCAGCACGGACTGGCAAGAGGGGCCTGTGGGTGAAGGCCACCGAGGCCCTGCAAGCCCGCCGCCTGGCCATGCAATGGAGCAAGGAACAGGTGATGGCCGAATACCTGAACCGCATCAGCTATGGCAATCTGCTGACCGGCTGCGCCAGTGCCGCCCAGGGTTACTTTGACAAGCCTCTGGCCGACCTGAGCCCGGCCGAATGCGCCTTGCTGGCGGCCATCCCGCAATCCCCCACACGCTACAATCCCTTCAGATATTTAGAGAAAATCCAGCCTCGGCAGCAGCGCATCCTGGAGAAGATGCAAGCGCTTGGCTGGCTGACGGAGGAGCAGCTGCGGGTGGCCCAAAAGGAGAGCATCCAGTTGCAGCGCTTCCATGGCGGGTTCGAGGCCCCGCATGCGGTGGAGATGCTGCGGGTGGAGCCGCGTGAAAGTACCGTCACCACGCTGAACTCCGGCCTGCAACAGCAGGTGGAGACGATCATCACGCAGCGGCTGAGCGCGCTGAAGGCGCGGCATGTCACCCAGGCAGCGGCAGTGGTCATTGAGAATGCCACCGGGCATGTGCTGGCCTTGGCCGGATCGCGTGATTTCTTTGCCCCGGACGGAGGCCAGATCAATGGGGCCTGGGTGCCGCATTCGCCCGGCTCGGCCATCAAGCCGTTTACGTATCTGATGGCGCTGGAACGCGGAGCCACTGCAGCGAGCATCGTCGCGGATCTGCCAGTGGAATACAACACTCCCACCGGGACCTACCGGCCGGAAAACTATGCGCACAAGCTGTATGGCCCGATGACCTATCGCAATGCCCTGGGCAACAGCCTGAACATCTCCGCCGTCAAAGTGCTGGGCAGCATTGGCGGTGCGGAAATGCTGCTGGCGCAACTCAAGGCCCTTAGCCTAACCACATTGACGGAACCCGCTGAGCACTACGGGCTGGGCCTGACGATTGGCAATTCACCCGTGCGCTTGGTGGAGCTGGCCAATGCCTATGCCTGCCTGGCACGCCTGGGCCTGGACGGGCCGTGGAGCCTGGTGCCGCAAACAAAAAGTATCGAACGCACACGGCGTTTTGAGAAAATATCGTGTTACATCATCGCGGATATTCTTTCGGATAACCAGGCACGCCAGCTCACCTTTGGCCAGCATTCGCCGCTGCGGCTGCCCTTTCCCGCCGCCGTCAAGACGGGCACAAGTACCGGTTATCGGGACAACTGGTGCGTGGGCTTTACCCCCGAATATACCGTGGCGGTATGGGCGGGTAACTTTGACAATACGCCGATGCGCGAGGTGTCCGGAGTGACCGGTGCTGCCCCCATCTGGAGGGATATCTTCATTGAGCTTCAACGGCGATTTGGCATAACTTGGTATGCGGAACCGGAGGGTCTGGTGCATGCGCGTATCGACCCCCGGACCGGCAAGCGCCTGACGCCGCAGTCACCACCCGCCAGGGTGAGCCGGGAGGAGATCTTTGCGGTCAAACATCAGCCGCCCGGAGCCAGTGAGGCCGACTACGACAGCCGGGGAAGGGCGCTGCTGCGGCCTGAATATTCGGCCTGGATACGCAGCGCGGACAACTGGATGGGCGATCTGGTGGCGGTGGAGGAGGCCGGGAAACACAAGCCCTGGCGCATCAGCCATCCTATCCCCGGAACGGTGGTGCATTTGGACCCGGATCTGCCGCAGGGAGGCAGCCGGCTGATCTTGGAGACCAGCCCGGCGATGCAGGTCCAATGGACTTGTGAAACTCTGACAGTGCAGACGGACGGAGCGGCAACGTATGTGGAGCTAATTCCAGGACGGCATGAGCTGCGGGCGACCAATCCGGCCACGCAGGAGGTGCAAAGCACTTATGTCATTGTGCATCCCGAGTGA
- a CDS encoding alkaline phosphatase family protein, protein MLLRSLLLSLVFTATLTAADKNQHVVLISLDGFPAWMWKDPSLAIPNLRKLAADGAQTEAMTVSNPSITWINHTTMVTGVNPQKHGVLFNGLLVRGEGNKPPKIEPWVHKNRLVHVPTLYDVAHEAGLTTAEVDWVAIKDAETINWSFAELPSADRPIEKEMIAAGLLTEEQISWMNPGPQRKNMAWHDLTWTRAASHIIKTHKPNLMLYHTLNTDGTHHRYGPANMASYTALAYTDRLVGDLVQSVKDAGLTEKTTFVIATDHGFKKVSKFVYPNVALKKAGYSKAFGNAITQCEVAAMTQGGLCFIYVLDPARKAELLPKLKELFAATEGVGQVIDGNDGPTLGMPTPAENQGMGDLILYAKAGYAFNNGAAGDAVAAPSVDYGGTHGYPNTDPELDGIFIASGKGIKKGVVLPRMANLDIAPTIARLLDIQLPEPDGRVLEEILE, encoded by the coding sequence ATGCTTCTCCGCTCCCTGCTCCTCTCCCTTGTCTTCACCGCTACCCTAACCGCAGCCGACAAGAACCAGCACGTCGTCCTCATCAGCCTGGACGGCTTTCCGGCGTGGATGTGGAAGGACCCTTCCCTGGCGATCCCGAACCTGCGCAAGCTGGCTGCCGATGGGGCGCAGACGGAGGCGATGACGGTTTCCAATCCGTCCATCACCTGGATCAATCACACCACGATGGTGACGGGGGTGAACCCCCAAAAGCATGGGGTGCTTTTCAACGGACTGCTGGTGCGTGGCGAGGGGAACAAACCGCCCAAGATCGAGCCCTGGGTGCACAAGAACCGCCTGGTGCATGTGCCCACGCTTTATGATGTGGCCCACGAGGCCGGACTGACCACGGCGGAGGTGGACTGGGTGGCCATCAAGGATGCGGAGACCATCAACTGGAGCTTCGCCGAACTGCCGAGCGCAGACCGCCCCATCGAGAAGGAGATGATCGCCGCCGGGCTGCTGACGGAGGAGCAGATCTCCTGGATGAATCCCGGCCCCCAGCGCAAGAACATGGCCTGGCATGACCTGACCTGGACGCGGGCGGCCAGCCACATCATCAAGACGCATAAGCCTAACCTGATGTTGTACCACACGCTGAACACGGACGGCACCCATCACCGCTATGGCCCCGCGAACATGGCCAGCTACACGGCCCTTGCCTATACCGACCGCCTGGTGGGGGATCTGGTGCAGTCGGTGAAGGACGCCGGGCTGACGGAGAAGACCACCTTCGTTATCGCCACCGACCACGGCTTTAAAAAGGTGAGCAAGTTTGTCTATCCCAATGTCGCCTTGAAAAAAGCCGGTTATTCCAAGGCCTTTGGCAATGCCATCACGCAGTGTGAGGTGGCCGCGATGACCCAGGGCGGGCTGTGCTTCATCTATGTGCTGGACCCGGCCCGCAAGGCGGAGCTGCTGCCCAAGCTGAAGGAACTGTTCGCCGCCACGGAAGGTGTGGGTCAGGTCATTGATGGCAACGATGGCCCCACCCTGGGCATGCCGACTCCGGCGGAAAACCAGGGCATGGGCGACTTGATACTCTATGCCAAAGCCGGTTACGCCTTTAACAACGGTGCCGCAGGCGATGCCGTCGCCGCCCCCAGTGTGGACTACGGCGGCACGCACGGCTACCCCAACACCGACCCCGAACTGGACGGCATTTTCATCGCCTCCGGCAAAGGCATCAAAAAGGGCGTGGTGCTCCCCCGCATGGCCAACCTGGACATCGCACCGACCATTGCGCGCCTTTTGGACATCCAGTTGCCAGAGCCGGATGGGCGGGTGCTGGAGGAGATCCTGGAGTGA
- a CDS encoding YdjY domain-containing protein — protein MLRPFATLLLLCVSLVELHAQEEKVDGTQQLAAAQQRLKKLSATEYDLDGIRINAATREVRIPTQVELKQAPLEYMLVHETGKTHESVLTTAVSPTAVQVALLLANYQAATEGLLTKVPEEERPKIWKEEPPAKPGANRVKIEVEWKVGEETKKTPLSQWVQNSDTRKPPPDLETWVFNGSYMDERGFIGEHEGSIIAVWLDRGALMNSPAEGAWDDSLWISLPANIPDEGTPVTVIITPAQP, from the coding sequence ATGCTCCGTCCTTTTGCCACCCTCCTGCTGCTCTGCGTGAGCCTGGTGGAGCTTCATGCCCAGGAGGAAAAAGTGGATGGCACGCAGCAACTGGCGGCGGCGCAGCAGAGGCTCAAAAAGCTCTCCGCCACGGAATATGACCTGGATGGCATCCGCATCAATGCAGCCACGCGGGAGGTACGCATCCCCACCCAGGTGGAACTGAAACAGGCCCCGCTGGAGTACATGCTGGTGCATGAGACCGGCAAGACGCATGAGAGCGTACTGACCACGGCGGTGAGCCCGACGGCGGTGCAGGTTGCGCTCCTGCTGGCCAATTACCAGGCGGCAACGGAAGGACTGCTGACGAAAGTACCGGAAGAGGAGAGGCCAAAGATCTGGAAAGAGGAGCCACCCGCCAAGCCGGGGGCCAATCGCGTGAAGATTGAGGTGGAATGGAAGGTGGGCGAGGAGACGAAAAAGACCCCGCTGTCCCAGTGGGTGCAGAATTCCGATACGCGGAAGCCGCCGCCGGATCTGGAAACCTGGGTATTCAATGGATCGTATATGGATGAGCGGGGTTTCATCGGAGAGCACGAAGGCTCCATTATCGCCGTATGGCTGGACCGGGGTGCGCTGATGAATTCCCCGGCCGAAGGCGCCTGGGACGACAGCCTGTGGATCTCCCTGCCAGCCAATATTCCTGACGAAGGCACCCCTGTCACCGTGATCATTACCCCAGCCCAACCATGA